From the genome of Streptomyces sp. NBC_01260, one region includes:
- a CDS encoding peptidase C39 family protein, which yields MPSPTSRRTVLTAAIAAAAGSGAVSSTASAAPSRTPHRAPSAAASSVDNHSWSTYTDWRCGSGAGTRAVAGRRAGLVIAHALGSTDYTDPHTGTKAAWEYATWTSPVHRSAVPATEAIASWNAHTPAGTWIQIELQGSYSDGTGTPWYVMGRWAAGDGDIRRTSVDDQSDGKSSVWTDTFSVDDAASGLRLLSYRLRLTLYRTPGTRLTPTVWRVGAMASDIPDRFTVPASVPGLVRELPVPRYSQNVHAGQYPEYDNGGEAWCSPTSSQMIIEYWGRRPSAEDLAWVKPGLQDPQVCHAARFTYDNQYEGCGNWPFNAAYAATYEDMSAVVTRLGSLKDLETLIRAGIPAITSQSFLKEELTGAGYGTSGHLMTVIGFTSDGDVIANDPASPSDEAVRRVYRRHEWENIWLRTKRYDANGQVRGGTGGVCYIYWPTNPAPTQHRALRSLGLL from the coding sequence ATGCCCAGTCCGACCTCACGCAGAACCGTGCTCACCGCCGCCATCGCGGCCGCGGCCGGCTCCGGAGCGGTGTCGTCCACCGCCTCCGCCGCTCCCTCCCGTACCCCGCACCGCGCACCTTCGGCGGCAGCCTCTTCCGTGGACAACCATTCCTGGAGCACGTACACCGACTGGCGCTGCGGCTCCGGCGCCGGAACCCGTGCCGTCGCGGGCCGCCGGGCGGGCCTGGTCATCGCCCACGCGCTGGGGAGCACCGACTACACGGACCCGCACACCGGTACGAAGGCGGCCTGGGAGTACGCGACCTGGACCTCACCCGTCCACCGCTCCGCCGTCCCGGCCACCGAGGCCATCGCCTCCTGGAACGCGCACACGCCGGCCGGCACCTGGATCCAGATCGAACTGCAGGGCAGCTACTCGGACGGCACCGGTACCCCCTGGTACGTCATGGGCCGCTGGGCGGCGGGCGACGGCGACATCCGCCGGACCTCCGTCGACGACCAGAGCGACGGCAAGAGCTCCGTCTGGACCGACACCTTCTCGGTGGACGACGCGGCGAGCGGCCTGCGGCTCCTGTCCTACCGGCTGCGGCTGACCCTGTACCGCACCCCGGGCACCCGGCTCACCCCCACGGTGTGGCGGGTGGGCGCGATGGCCTCGGACATCCCCGACCGCTTCACCGTGCCCGCCTCCGTCCCCGGCCTGGTCCGAGAACTGCCGGTGCCGCGCTACTCGCAGAACGTGCACGCGGGCCAGTACCCCGAGTACGACAACGGCGGCGAGGCGTGGTGCAGCCCCACCTCCTCGCAGATGATCATCGAGTACTGGGGCCGCCGGCCCAGCGCCGAGGACCTCGCCTGGGTCAAACCGGGACTCCAGGACCCGCAGGTCTGCCACGCGGCGCGCTTCACCTACGACAACCAGTACGAGGGCTGCGGCAACTGGCCGTTCAACGCCGCCTACGCGGCCACGTACGAGGACATGAGTGCCGTGGTGACCCGGCTGGGCTCGCTGAAGGACCTGGAGACGCTGATCAGGGCGGGGATCCCGGCCATAACGTCGCAGTCGTTCCTCAAGGAGGAACTGACGGGTGCGGGGTACGGCACCTCGGGCCACCTGATGACCGTGATCGGCTTCACCTCGGACGGCGATGTGATCGCCAACGACCCCGCGTCACCGAGCGACGAGGCGGTCCGCCGCGTCTACCGGCGGCACGAGTGGGAGAACATCTGGCTGCGGACCAAGCGGTATGACGCGAATGGGCAGGTCAGGGGCGGTACGGGAGGGGTCTGCTACATCTACTGGCCGACGAACCCAGCACCGACTCAGCACCGCGCTCTGCGGTCGCTCGGTCTGCTGTGA
- a CDS encoding IS5 family transposase (programmed frameshift) translates to MGRGDLTNAEWDRLESFLPPGGTRGGRWSDHRRVNNGVLYRVRTGVQWRDLPERFGPWETVYKRHRRWSADGTWQMLLSRIQVAEDAEGGIDWDVSVDSTAVRAHQHAAGARKAPPRRPSKGGQVGDEPGRSGTAETDHPPGGGGQVGECLGRSRGGFTTKIHLVAEGRCRPLAFVLTPGHYGDGPQLERVLEQVLVPRAGVGRPRTRPDHVLADKAYTSRKNRRYLRRRGIRHTIPERLDQQRHRKNRGSRGGRPTGFDSELYKKRNTVERTINRLKGFRAVATRYEKRAYIYLGTVTLAALMIWLRT, encoded by the exons ATGGGCCGTGGGGATCTGACGAATGCGGAGTGGGATCGGCTGGAGTCGTTCCTACCTCCTGGTGGTACGCGTGGAGGTCGGTGGAGCGATCACCGCCGGGTGAACAACGGGGTTCTCTACCGGGTGCGGACCGGCGTGCAGTGGCGGGATCTGCCGGAGCGATTCGGGCCATGGGAGACGGTCTATAAACGACATCGCCGCTGGTCAGCCGATGGAACCTGGCAGATGCTGCTGTCTCGCATCCAGGTAGCCGAGGACGCCGAGGGCGGCATCGACTGGGACGTGTCGGTGGACTCGACAGCCGTGCGAGCCCACCAGCACGCCGCCGGTGCGAGGAAAGCGCCCCCG CGCCGTCCCTCAAAGGGGGGCCAAGTGGGGGACGAACCAGGTCGATCCGGTACTGCGGAGACTGACCATCCGCCTGGAGGAGGTGGTCAGGTCGGCGAATGTCTGGGACGTTCCCGCGGAGGATTCACCACCAAGATCCACCTCGTTGCCGAGGGACGATGCCGGCCCCTCGCCTTCGTCCTGACACCCGGACACTACGGAGACGGACCCCAGCTCGAGCGGGTGCTGGAACAGGTTCTGGTGCCGCGAGCCGGAGTCGGCCGGCCACGCACCCGGCCCGACCATGTCTTGGCGGACAAGGCCTACACGTCCCGGAAGAACCGCCGCTACCTGCGACGACGCGGAATCCGGCACACCATCCCCGAACGTCTCGACCAGCAGAGACACCGCAAGAACCGAGGTTCACGCGGCGGTCGGCCTACCGGTTTCGACAGCGAGCTCTACAAGAAGCGCAACACCGTCGAACGCACCATCAACCGCCTCAAAGGCTTCCGCGCCGTCGCGACCCGCTACGAGAAACGCGCCTACATCTACCTCGGCACCGTCACACTCGCAGCACTCATGATCTGGCTCCGTACATGA
- a CDS encoding DUF6381 family protein, which produces MSVAGEFPSRPQQMQEKVRQLNERAERAVSPEERRRLHEEARRLHEQFAQEADPADRPGRRPERERE; this is translated from the coding sequence ATGAGCGTTGCAGGTGAGTTCCCCAGCCGCCCGCAGCAGATGCAGGAAAAGGTACGTCAGCTGAACGAGCGCGCTGAACGAGCGGTCAGCCCCGAGGAACGGCGTCGGCTGCATGAAGAGGCCCGGCGCCTCCATGAACAGTTCGCGCAGGAAGCCGACCCCGCAGACCGGCCTGGCCGTCGACCTGAGCGCGAGAGGGAATAG
- a CDS encoding IS5 family transposase (programmed frameshift), whose translation MSTRPWIVDDDLWALIEPLLPPWPDRSPGPRPVSDRLCLQGILFVLYNDIAWQLLPLELGFGSGQTCWRRLDRWQKTGVFDRLHRVLLAELNAAGELDWSRACVDGPHPREKGGPDTGPSPVDRRKTGSKHHLICDGRGTPLKGITTAANVNDVTQTLALVDGIPPVAGRPGRPRRRPDALLGDKGYDSNPNRNALRERRILPVISRKGSPNIKSIGKLRYVVEQTFALLHHFKRLAVRWERRTELHDAFVSLACSLICYRRLKKAHS comes from the exons GTGAGTACTCGGCCGTGGATCGTGGACGACGACTTGTGGGCGCTGATCGAGCCGTTGCTGCCGCCTTGGCCGGACCGGTCTCCAGGGCCTCGGCCGGTGTCGGACCGGCTCTGTCTGCAGGGCATTCTGTTCGTCCTCTACAACGACATAGCCTGGCAACTCCTGCCCCTGGAGCTGGGCTTCGGCTCGGGGCAGACTTGCTGGCGCCGACTGGACCGGTGGCAGAAGACAGGAGTCTTCGACCGGCTGCACCGGGTCCTGCTCGCCGAGCTGAACGCGGCCGGCGAACTCGACTGGTCGCGGGCATGCGTGGACGGC CCACATCCGCGCGAAAAAGGGGGACCCGACACCGGTCCGTCGCCGGTCGACCGGCGCAAGACCGGCAGCAAACACCACTTGATCTGCGACGGCCGCGGCACCCCACTCAAGGGCATCACCACCGCGGCGAACGTCAACGACGTCACCCAGACCCTCGCCCTGGTCGACGGCATCCCGCCCGTCGCGGGCCGCCCCGGCCGGCCTCGCCGCCGACCAGACGCCCTGCTCGGCGACAAGGGCTACGACTCCAACCCGAACCGGAACGCGCTGCGCGAGCGCCGGATCCTGCCTGTCATCTCGCGCAAGGGATCACCCAACATCAAGAGCATCGGCAAGCTCCGCTACGTCGTCGAGCAGACCTTCGCCCTGCTCCACCACTTCAAACGCCTCGCCGTCCGATGGGAACGACGCACCGAACTCCACGACGCCTTCGTCTCCCTCGCCTGCAGCCTCATCTGCTACCGACGCCTCAAGAAGGCCCACTCATGA
- a CDS encoding LysR family transcriptional regulator — MDTEALRSFVRAAELGQFRHAADELGVTQQAVSKRIATLERSLEVRLFTRTARGVELTLDGQAFLPHARSIVASVERAVTAVRPGSRALRIDVLGLRSAQSAVLHDYWRSHPEVSLDVVTIRADDPRVAVAAVEAGDIDASFRTVTDPAVLPPDVQMIHAFDSPLELLVGPAHPLASARELTPPQLRKHRIWVPGIAPRSEWAEFYDQLATDFGLRIDAAGPHFGDEVLLDTLADSADVATLVGARDRYIWPADHDLRRIPVVNPTLAYPLSLILPRANPHPGLRGVIAHLESLPRLPETVWHPSWATATRRGDSDIANAHRSRSRQE; from the coding sequence GTGGACACCGAGGCATTGCGATCGTTCGTCCGGGCGGCCGAGCTCGGACAGTTCCGTCATGCGGCCGATGAGCTGGGCGTGACACAGCAGGCGGTCTCCAAACGGATCGCCACCCTGGAGCGCTCGCTGGAAGTGCGTCTGTTCACACGTACCGCCCGAGGGGTCGAGCTGACGCTCGACGGTCAGGCGTTCCTCCCCCACGCACGGAGCATCGTCGCGAGTGTCGAGCGCGCCGTCACCGCGGTCAGGCCGGGCTCACGGGCTCTCCGGATCGACGTCCTCGGCCTGCGAAGCGCGCAGTCGGCTGTCCTGCACGACTATTGGCGGTCGCATCCCGAGGTCAGTCTCGACGTGGTGACCATCAGGGCCGACGACCCGCGCGTGGCGGTCGCCGCCGTGGAAGCGGGCGACATCGACGCCTCGTTCCGCACCGTCACCGACCCGGCCGTACTGCCGCCCGACGTGCAGATGATCCACGCGTTCGACTCCCCGCTGGAACTTCTCGTCGGCCCGGCACATCCGCTCGCCTCCGCGCGCGAACTGACGCCACCGCAGTTGCGCAAGCACCGGATCTGGGTGCCGGGCATCGCGCCAAGGAGCGAATGGGCGGAGTTCTACGATCAGCTCGCCACCGACTTCGGCCTGCGCATCGACGCGGCCGGCCCGCACTTCGGAGACGAGGTACTCCTGGACACCCTCGCGGACTCCGCGGACGTGGCCACCCTCGTCGGGGCACGCGACCGGTACATCTGGCCGGCGGACCACGACCTACGGCGCATCCCTGTCGTGAATCCGACCCTCGCCTACCCGCTCTCGCTCATCCTCCCCAGAGCGAACCCGCATCCGGGGCTCCGCGGAGTCATCGCCCATCTCGAAAGCCTGCCAAGGCTCCCGGAGACGGTCTGGCACCCGTCCTGGGCGACAGCGACACGACGTGGCGACAGCGATATCGCGAACGCCCACAGGTCCCGATCCCGCCAGGAGTGA
- a CDS encoding ABC transporter ATP-binding protein, which yields MSLRSSPRRPAPPEEPTQHSATDIPIRTDPVSIALAFRRFWPLTRGDRRWILLICLFAIMAAIAETITILLFAELTDTALRNGSVSAFWKPAGQWLTVAVIGAVVGYLGSSLAAWTAERFVLRLRARVFSHLQTLPPHFFQRNRRGDLVERLTGDVDAIEQLVVTGIVAVVSAVFSALFYAAAALWLRWELALATFLLVPLFYAATRSFTGRLREVSRRGRAADGAITAVVEETLVNVLLTQAYNRQHDEEERLLDKAAKRLKAAVTAARLTGLYAQVVEVLETFCILTIIGLGAWEISAGRMTLGELLAFAAFVGYLYPPVRSLGQFGLTATAATAGAERLLEILDARPAVTDPTGSVTAPTRSRASGVVEAHQVRFHYPNNTEPVLHELSFSASPGELLVITGPSGAGKSTLAALLLRFYDPDSGSIRLDGVSVDKLPLTYLRQNITLLPQDTLVLHDTIEVNIGCGRDGATHQDVVEAARAADADAFIRALPDGYDTVISPGTSRLSGGQLQRVAIARAMLRDAPVLLLDEPTTGLDTLAAERILTPLRRLAEGRTTIVITHDLSLAANADRILVLDRGRLVQSGTHTQLLSQRGLYATLLDGRPRPHNGPTYTAAQPPGTHWQ from the coding sequence ATGAGCCTTCGCAGCTCACCTCGGCGCCCAGCGCCCCCCGAGGAGCCCACTCAGCACTCGGCGACGGATATCCCGATCCGTACCGATCCCGTCAGCATCGCGCTCGCGTTCCGGCGCTTCTGGCCACTGACCAGAGGCGACCGGCGCTGGATTCTGCTGATCTGCCTGTTCGCCATTATGGCCGCGATCGCCGAGACCATCACGATCCTGCTCTTCGCCGAACTCACCGACACCGCTCTGCGGAACGGCTCTGTCAGCGCCTTCTGGAAGCCCGCCGGCCAATGGCTCACCGTGGCGGTCATCGGTGCGGTGGTGGGGTACCTGGGCAGCTCCCTCGCCGCCTGGACCGCCGAGCGCTTCGTACTGCGGCTCCGGGCCCGGGTCTTCTCGCACCTCCAGACGCTGCCGCCGCACTTCTTCCAGCGCAACCGGCGCGGTGACCTGGTGGAGCGGCTGACCGGTGACGTGGACGCCATCGAACAGCTTGTGGTGACCGGAATCGTCGCGGTGGTGTCGGCCGTGTTCAGCGCCCTCTTCTACGCGGCGGCGGCTCTGTGGCTGCGGTGGGAACTGGCCTTGGCCACGTTTCTCCTGGTTCCGCTCTTCTACGCCGCGACCCGCAGCTTCACCGGACGCCTGCGCGAGGTGTCCCGTCGCGGACGTGCGGCGGACGGTGCCATCACGGCGGTGGTCGAGGAGACCCTCGTCAATGTCCTCCTGACCCAGGCGTACAACCGGCAGCACGACGAGGAGGAAAGGCTCCTCGACAAAGCGGCGAAGCGGCTGAAGGCCGCGGTCACGGCCGCAAGGCTCACCGGGCTCTACGCACAGGTCGTAGAGGTCCTCGAAACGTTCTGCATCCTGACGATCATCGGCCTCGGGGCCTGGGAGATCTCCGCAGGGCGGATGACCCTCGGCGAGCTCCTCGCCTTCGCCGCCTTCGTCGGCTACCTCTACCCGCCGGTCCGCTCGCTCGGCCAGTTCGGACTGACGGCCACCGCGGCCACGGCCGGAGCCGAGCGGCTGCTGGAGATCCTCGACGCCCGGCCCGCCGTCACCGACCCGACCGGTTCCGTGACCGCCCCCACCCGCAGCCGCGCGTCCGGTGTCGTGGAGGCGCACCAGGTCCGCTTCCACTACCCGAACAACACCGAGCCGGTTCTCCACGAGCTGTCGTTCAGCGCGAGCCCGGGAGAACTGCTGGTCATCACCGGCCCCAGCGGCGCGGGCAAGTCGACCCTGGCCGCCCTGCTGCTGAGGTTCTACGACCCCGACAGCGGCAGCATCCGGCTGGACGGGGTATCCGTGGACAAGCTGCCGCTGACCTATCTCCGCCAGAACATCACGCTCCTGCCCCAGGACACCCTCGTCCTGCACGACACCATCGAGGTGAACATCGGCTGCGGACGGGACGGCGCCACCCACCAGGACGTCGTGGAGGCCGCGCGAGCCGCCGACGCCGATGCCTTCATCCGGGCCCTCCCGGACGGGTACGACACCGTCATCTCCCCCGGCACCTCGCGGCTCTCCGGAGGACAGCTGCAGCGCGTCGCGATCGCCCGCGCCATGCTGCGTGACGCGCCCGTCCTGCTGCTCGACGAACCCACCACCGGACTCGACACCCTGGCCGCGGAGCGCATCCTCACACCACTGCGACGCCTCGCCGAAGGACGTACCACCATCGTGATCACGCACGATCTGTCGCTGGCCGCGAACGCGGACCGCATTCTGGTCCTGGACCGGGGACGGCTGGTGCAGTCGGGTACGCACACCCAACTCCTCAGCCAGAGGGGCCTGTACGCCACACTCCTCGATGGCCGCCCCCGGCCGCACAACGGACCCACGTACACCGCTGCCCAGCCACCCGGCACCCATTGGCAGTGA
- a CDS encoding glycoside hydrolase family 18 protein, translated as MIGLHRPGARLRAFAAAACTAALGAALLGVAGTGSAGAAPADLKAAAPAAAPAAPTAAGSKVVGYFTDWGVYQRNYHVKNIETSGSADKLTHINYAFGNVQGGKCTVGDSYADYEKAYTADQSVDGVADTWDQELRGSFNQLRKLKKLHPDLKILWSFGGWTWSGGFGEAAQNPAAFADSCYSLVEDPRWADVFDGIDIDWEYPNACGLTCDTSGRDAYGNLLSALRSKFGANNLVTSAISADGSEGGKLDAVDYGGAAQYVDWYNPMTYDFFGAWDAKGPTAPHSPLNSYPGIPKEGFNSDAAIAKLKAQGVPASKLLLGIGFYGRGWTGVTQDAPGGTATGAAPGTYEAGIEDYKVLKNSCPTTGTIAGTAYAHCGTNWWSYDTPATIGTKMDYKNQQGLGGTFLWELSGDTTDGELIKAIN; from the coding sequence ATGATCGGACTGCATCGCCCGGGAGCCCGCCTCCGGGCGTTCGCCGCTGCCGCCTGTACCGCCGCCCTGGGCGCCGCCCTGCTGGGCGTCGCGGGCACCGGATCCGCCGGCGCGGCCCCCGCCGACCTGAAGGCCGCCGCCCCTGCGGCAGCGCCCGCCGCCCCCACAGCGGCCGGCAGCAAGGTGGTCGGCTACTTCACCGACTGGGGTGTCTACCAGCGCAATTACCACGTCAAGAACATCGAGACCTCGGGCTCGGCCGACAAGCTCACGCACATCAACTACGCCTTCGGCAACGTCCAGGGCGGCAAGTGCACGGTCGGTGACTCCTATGCCGACTACGAGAAGGCCTACACGGCCGACCAGTCGGTCGACGGGGTGGCCGACACCTGGGACCAGGAGCTGCGCGGCAGCTTCAACCAGCTCCGCAAGCTGAAGAAGCTGCACCCCGACCTCAAGATCCTCTGGTCGTTCGGCGGCTGGACCTGGTCCGGCGGCTTCGGTGAGGCCGCGCAGAACCCGGCCGCGTTCGCCGACTCCTGCTACAGCCTGGTGGAGGACCCGCGTTGGGCCGATGTCTTCGACGGCATCGACATCGACTGGGAGTACCCCAACGCCTGCGGTCTGACCTGTGACACCAGCGGCCGTGACGCCTACGGCAACCTGCTGTCCGCCCTCCGCTCGAAGTTCGGCGCAAACAACCTGGTCACCTCGGCGATCAGCGCGGACGGCTCCGAGGGCGGCAAGCTCGACGCCGTCGACTACGGCGGCGCAGCGCAATACGTCGACTGGTACAACCCGATGACGTACGACTTCTTCGGCGCCTGGGACGCCAAGGGCCCGACGGCCCCGCACTCCCCGCTGAACTCCTACCCGGGCATTCCCAAGGAGGGCTTCAACAGCGACGCGGCCATCGCCAAGCTGAAAGCCCAGGGCGTCCCCGCCTCGAAGCTGCTGCTCGGCATCGGCTTCTACGGCCGCGGCTGGACCGGCGTCACCCAGGACGCGCCCGGTGGCACCGCCACCGGCGCCGCCCCGGGTACGTACGAGGCGGGCATCGAGGACTACAAGGTCCTCAAGAACAGCTGCCCCACCACCGGCACCATCGCCGGCACCGCCTACGCGCACTGCGGCACCAACTGGTGGAGCTACGACACCCCGGCCACCATCGGCACCAAGATGGACTACAAGAACCAGCAGGGCCTGGGCGGCACCTTCCTCTGGGAGCTCAGCGGTGACACCACCGACGGCGAGCTGATCAAGGCGATCAACTGA
- a CDS encoding DapH/DapD/GlmU-related protein, with protein MSSDRLMRIHSAEFQAMAERVLRVSELTSRLNVLPFEDEAGKAELFEQILGKPLPPRVTIYPPFYTDHGLHLDLGERVFINQNCTFLDYSGIRLGERVMVGPKVTFITGGHPVDPEERRLYLTGAPIDVAENVWIGAGSTILPGVSIGRDAVIAAGAVVADDVPPASLVTGTKATVYRQW; from the coding sequence ATGTCCAGCGACCGCCTCATGCGCATCCACAGCGCCGAGTTCCAGGCCATGGCGGAGAGGGTTCTGCGGGTCAGCGAGCTCACCTCCCGGCTGAACGTCCTGCCCTTCGAGGACGAAGCGGGCAAGGCGGAGCTGTTCGAACAGATCCTCGGCAAGCCACTGCCGCCGAGAGTCACGATCTATCCGCCCTTCTACACGGACCACGGCCTCCATCTCGACCTCGGCGAGCGCGTGTTCATCAACCAGAACTGCACGTTCCTGGACTACTCCGGCATCCGGCTCGGCGAGCGCGTGATGGTCGGCCCGAAGGTCACGTTCATCACCGGCGGCCACCCGGTCGATCCCGAGGAGCGGCGGCTGTACCTCACCGGCGCGCCCATCGACGTGGCGGAGAACGTGTGGATCGGGGCCGGGTCCACGATCCTGCCCGGCGTCAGCATCGGCCGCGATGCCGTGATCGCCGCCGGTGCGGTGGTGGCCGATGACGTTCCACCGGCGAGCCTGGTGACCGGCACGAAAGCCACCGTGTACCGGCAGTGGTGA
- a CDS encoding alpha/beta hydrolase, with amino-acid sequence MAVGYLVTVVLAVLIVVFCLARIRGPKPLFYFSYRLGLVFNEIPHVALYALVASTALAFSEGDITTTSDWVNVGVAGAAAAGLVVVTLRGMRAASVVRVALDDALGAGTGTHRRPPLARILLRPVFRRRRDVKRVSNLSYGDAGRRNLLDVYHGRSRPEGGSVMIHFHGGHYDQGRKSTQSLPLLYRLASQGWVCISANYRLRPDFPHPAHLIDAKKVISWAREHAAEYGAAPAAAVFVAGSSAGGHMAAQAALTPNEPAYQPGFEEADTSVTAAVVLNGFLAEYFDGDPATSPVNLVRTDAPPFLIAHGDLDELVDTENPRALVTALGSVSTSPVVYVELPGAHHAFDLFHSFRFEGLIGGVEDFAAWVTARKNRPKSS; translated from the coding sequence GTGGCTGTGGGGTATCTGGTGACCGTGGTGTTGGCCGTACTGATCGTGGTGTTCTGTCTGGCTCGCATACGCGGGCCGAAACCGCTCTTCTACTTCAGCTACCGGCTCGGCCTGGTCTTCAACGAGATTCCGCACGTCGCTCTCTACGCGTTGGTGGCCTCGACGGCACTGGCCTTCTCTGAGGGCGACATCACCACGACCTCCGACTGGGTGAACGTCGGGGTGGCAGGGGCCGCGGCTGCCGGGCTTGTGGTGGTGACCCTGCGCGGAATGCGGGCGGCGTCCGTGGTGCGTGTCGCCTTGGACGACGCGCTCGGCGCCGGGACGGGGACGCACCGCCGGCCGCCGCTGGCACGCATCCTGCTCAGGCCCGTCTTTCGCCGCCGCCGTGACGTCAAGCGGGTGAGCAACCTCAGCTACGGGGACGCAGGCCGTCGCAACCTCCTCGACGTCTACCACGGCCGCTCACGCCCCGAGGGCGGCTCCGTAATGATCCACTTCCATGGTGGCCACTACGACCAGGGTCGGAAGAGCACTCAGTCGCTGCCCCTGCTCTACCGGCTCGCCAGCCAGGGCTGGGTCTGCATCAGCGCCAATTACCGGCTGCGCCCCGACTTCCCGCATCCCGCCCATCTGATCGACGCGAAGAAGGTCATCTCGTGGGCGCGCGAACACGCAGCGGAGTACGGCGCGGCGCCCGCGGCGGCCGTGTTCGTGGCGGGGAGCTCCGCGGGTGGGCACATGGCGGCTCAGGCAGCACTCACCCCCAATGAACCGGCCTACCAGCCCGGGTTCGAGGAGGCGGACACCTCCGTGACCGCCGCCGTCGTGCTCAACGGTTTTCTCGCGGAGTACTTCGACGGCGACCCAGCGACCTCGCCGGTGAACCTCGTCCGGACGGATGCACCACCATTCCTCATCGCGCACGGGGACCTGGACGAGCTGGTGGACACGGAGAACCCCAGGGCTCTTGTCACCGCTCTGGGATCGGTCTCCACCTCGCCGGTCGTGTACGTCGAACTACCGGGTGCCCACCACGCTTTCGACCTCTTCCACTCCTTCCGGTTCGAGGGGCTCATCGGCGGCGTCGAGGACTTCGCCGCGTGGGTGACGGCCCGGAAGAACCGGCCTAAGAGCTCGTAA
- a CDS encoding uridine kinase family protein, translating to MNDLSLHAAWLRTLPPSCGPVRLIAVDGHAGSGKSTLAARLAAVLDGAPVLHLDDLATHEEPFDWTDRLRDQVVEPLSHGDRAHYEPYDWTARSFGPPRSLEPAPVVLVEGVGAGRRALRPFLAHLLWMDLPAAESWERGRRRDGPALTAFWDDWTAAERAHFSADPSRPSADVLVRQLPVGYEWLKGSGATAGVNHSVTHRDHFAPPY from the coding sequence ATGAACGACCTCTCGCTCCACGCCGCGTGGCTGCGCACCCTGCCGCCGTCCTGCGGACCGGTCCGGCTGATCGCCGTCGACGGCCACGCGGGATCGGGCAAGAGCACCCTCGCCGCCCGGCTCGCGGCGGTGCTCGACGGCGCACCCGTACTGCACCTGGACGACCTGGCGACCCACGAAGAGCCGTTCGACTGGACGGACCGGCTCCGGGACCAGGTCGTCGAGCCGCTGTCGCACGGGGATCGCGCACACTACGAGCCGTACGACTGGACGGCCCGGAGCTTCGGCCCGCCGCGCAGCCTGGAACCCGCCCCGGTGGTTCTGGTCGAGGGGGTCGGCGCCGGCCGGCGGGCCCTGCGCCCCTTCCTCGCGCACCTGTTGTGGATGGATCTGCCCGCCGCCGAGTCCTGGGAGCGGGGCCGGCGACGGGACGGGCCGGCCCTGACGGCGTTCTGGGACGACTGGACCGCCGCCGAAAGGGCTCACTTCTCGGCCGATCCCTCCCGCCCCTCGGCCGATGTGCTGGTACGCCAGTTGCCTGTGGGGTACGAGTGGCTGAAGGGATCCGGTGCGACAGCAGGAGTGAACCATTCCGTCACCCACCGTGATCATTTCGCACCTCCATACTGA